One stretch of Hypanus sabinus isolate sHypSab1 unplaced genomic scaffold, sHypSab1.hap1 scaffold_613, whole genome shotgun sequence DNA includes these proteins:
- the LOC132389621 gene encoding gastrula zinc finger protein XlCGF26.1-like, with protein MAHQRVHTGERLYTCSVCEKRFTHSSTLWKHQRVHTGEKPFTCSECGKGFTESSTLLVHQRVHTGERPFTCSVCEKRFTRLSHLQSHQRVHTGERPFSCSECGKRFTELSNLQSHQRVHSGERPFSCSECGKRFTELSNLQSHQRVHTGERPFSCSECGKGFTELSTLQRHQQVHTGEKPFTCSVCGKRFTQLSTLQSHQRVHTGEKPFPCSECGKRFTQSSTLQRHQRVHTGEKPFTCSVCGKRFTDSSTLQRHQQIHTGEKPFTCSVCGKGFTQSSTLQNHQRVHTGERPFTCSVCRKRFTHLSSLQRHLQIHTGEKPFSCSVCGKGFTHSSTLQSHQRVHTGEKPFTCLDCGKGFIYLSSLQRHQRVHTEEKPFTCSECGIAFTQSSQLLAHQSVHNGVAVVMNP; from the coding sequence atggctcaccagcgagttcacacaggggagcggctgtacacctgctcagtctgtgagaagagattcactcactcttccaccctatggaaacatcagcgagttcacactggggagaagccattcacctgctcagaatgtgggaagggattcactgagtcctccactctactggtacatcagcgagttcacactggggagaggccattcacctgctcagtctgtgagaagagattcactcggttatcccacctccagagtcatcagcgagttcacactggggagaggccgttctcctgctcagaatgtgggaagagattcactgagttatccaacctacagagtcatcagcgagttcacagtggggagaggccgttctcctgctcagaatgtgggaagagattcactgagttatccaacctacaaagtcatcagcgagttcacactggggagaggccgttctcctgctctgaatgtgggaaaggattcactgagttatccaccctacagagacatcagcaagttcacactggggagaagccattcacctgctcagtatgtggtaagagattcactcagttatccaccctgcagagtcaccagcgagttcacactggggagaaaccgttcccatgctcagagtgtgggaagagattcactcagtcatccaccctacagagacaccagcgagttcacactggggagaagccattcacctgctcagtctgtgggaagagattcactgattcatccaccctacagagacaccagcaaattcacactggggagaagccgttcacctgctcagtctgtgggaagggattcactcagtcatccaccctacagaatcaccagcgagttcacactggggagaggccattcacctgctcagtctgtaggaagagattcactcatttatccagcctacagagacatctgcaaattcacactggggagaagccgttcagctgctcagtctgtgggaaaggattcactcactcatccaccctacagagtcaccagcgagttcacactggggagaagccgttcacctgcttagactgtgggaagggattcatttatttatccagcctacagagacatcagcgtgttcacactgaggagaagccgttcacctgctcagaatgtgggatagcattcactcagtcatcccaactactggcacaccagtcagttcacaatggagTGGCCGTTGtaatgaatccctag